A stretch of the Lactuca sativa cultivar Salinas chromosome 9, Lsat_Salinas_v11, whole genome shotgun sequence genome encodes the following:
- the LOC111918180 gene encoding HVA22-like protein k — protein sequence MASLGSSINMPTKAGLRLLLVPLNSNIVIKTACCTVGVALPVYSTFKAIEAKDPNEQHKWLLYWAVYGSFSVGEIFADRFISWFPLYYHIKFAFLAWLQLPTTSGAKQLYMNHLLPFLSKHEARLDQIAGLFYNKMDKFVSAHQGEFEFMKTKIIKILMSGKQLVNGSSQPVATQERRAIVDPREQVETSDSTDEVKSS from the exons ATGGCGTCCCTCGGATCATCAATTAATATGCCGACTAAG GCTGGTTTGAGATTGCTTCTTGTTCCCCTTAATTCCAATATTGTAATCAAAACAGCATG CTGCACAGTGGGGGTTGCATTACCAGTTTACTCCACATTCAAAGCAATAGAGGCGAAAGATCCAAATGAGCAACACAAGTGGCTTTTATATTGGGCAG TTTATGGGTCTTTTAGTGTTGGAGAGATATTTGCAGACAGATTCATATCCTG gtTTCCACTTTATTATCACATCAAGTTTGCTTTTCTTGCATGGCTTCAGCTTCCCACCACAAGT GGGGCTAAGCAATTATACATGAATCATTTGCTTCCTTTCTTATCGAAACATGAAGCTAGGCTTGATCAAATTGCGGGATTGTTTTACAacaaaatg GATAAATTCGTCAGTGCTCATCAAGGGGAATTTGAATTCATGAAGACTAAAATTATTAAGATTCTGATGTCAG GGAAGCAGTTGGTCAACGGTAGCAGTCAACCTGTTGCAACACAAGAGAGAAGAGCCATTGTGGACCCACGTGAACAGGTGGAAACCTCTGATTCGACTGATGAAGTCAAATCATCATGA